Proteins encoded by one window of Aspergillus puulaauensis MK2 DNA, chromosome 4, nearly complete sequence:
- the CYB2 gene encoding L-lactate dehydrogenase (cytochrome) (COG:C;~EggNog:ENOG410PJ3B;~InterPro:IPR037458,IPR001199,IPR037396,IPR008259, IPR013785,IPR036400,IPR000262,IPR018506;~PFAM:PF00173,PF01070;~go_function: GO:0003824 - catalytic activity [Evidence IEA];~go_function: GO:0016491 - oxidoreductase activity [Evidence IEA];~go_function: GO:0020037 - heme binding [Evidence IEA];~go_process: GO:0055114 - oxidation-reduction process [Evidence IEA]), translating into MTDKKLTGAAVAEHNSKDSCWVIVHGKAYDVTEFLPEHPGGQKIILKYAGKDATEEFEPIHPPDTLDKYLDSSKHLGEVDMATVEQEEKAHDPEEAAREERIQRMPSLQACYNLLDFETVARSVMKKTAWAYYSSGADDEITMRENHSAFHKIWFRPRILVDVENVDFSTKMLGTKTSIPFYVTATALGKLGNPEGEVVLTRAAHDHDVIQMIPTLASCSFDEIIDARRGEQVQWLQLYVNKDRSITKRIIEHAEARGCKGLFITVDAPQLGRREKDMRSKFSDVGSNVQSSGGDSVDRSQGAARAISSFIDPSLSWKDIPWFQSVTKMPIVLKGVQCVEDVLRAVEAGVQGVVLSNHGGRQLDTAPSGVEVLAQVMPILRERGWEDKIEIFIDGGIRRATDILKAICLGAKGVGIGRPFLYAMSAYGQPGVDRAMQLLKDELEMNMRLIGAQTVEDLNPSMVDVRGLVGGHSATVPSDTLSLGAYDPLQAPRFSEKAKL; encoded by the exons ATGACGGATAAGAAGTTAACGGGTGCTGCTGTCGCCGAGCACAACTCCAAGGATTCTTGCTGGGTTATTGTTCATGGAAAGGCATACGACGTGACCGAGTTCTTGCCAG AACATCCTGGTGGCCAGAAAATTATTCTCAAGTACGCCGGTAAAGATGCGACCGAGGAATTCGAACCCATTCACCCGCCAGACACTCTCGACAAGTACCTCGACTCCTCGAAACACCTCGGAGAAGTCGACATGGCGACTgtcgagcaggaagagaaggcccATGACCCCGAGGAAGCCGCCCGTGAGGAGCGGATCCAGCGCATGCCGTCTCTGCAGGCATGCTACAACCTGCTGGACTTTGAGACGGTCGCGCGAAGCGTCATGAAGAAGACCGCATGGGCTTATTACTCCAGCGGTGCGGATGATGAAATT ACTATGCGCGAGAACCACTCCGCCTTCCACAAGATCTGGTTCCGACCACGGATTTTGGTCGATGTCGAGAACGTCGATTTCTCCACGAAGATGCTTGGGACGAAGACCTCGATTCCTTTCTATGTCACTGCGACCGCCCTGGGCAAACTGGGTAACCCGGAGGGTGAGGTTGTTCTCACTCGCGCAGCACACGATCATGATGTCATTCAGATGATCCCGACCTTGGCATCTTGCTCCTTCGATGAGATTATTGATGCTCGGCGGGGCGAGCAGGTGCAGTGGTTGCAATTATACGTGAACAAGGATCGCTCGATCACCAAGCGGATTATCGAGCACGCCGAGGCCCGCGGATGCAAGGGTCTCTTCATCACTGTCGACGCCCCTCAACTCGGCCGCCGAGAGAAGGATATGCGATCAAAATTCTCCGACGTTGGCTCTAATGTGCAGTCATCAGGAGGAGACTCAGTGGACCGCTCCCAAGGCGCAGCGCGCGCGATCTCGTCCTTCATCGACCCATCGCTCTCATGGAAGGACATTCCCTGGTTCCAGTCCGTGACCAAAATGCCCATTGTTCTCAAGGGTGTACAGTGCGTAGAAGATGTGCTCCGTGCTGTCGAGGCGGGCGTGCAAGGTGTCGTTCTGTCCAACCATGGTGGACGCCAGCTTGATACTGCACCATCGGGTGTCGAAGTTCTGGCCCAGGTCATGCCAATCCTGCGGGAACGCGGATGGGAGGACAAGATTGAAATCTTCATCGACGGCGGTATCCGTCGTGCGACGGATATCCTGAAGGCGATATGCCTTGGTGCCAAGGGTGTTGGTATTGGGCGGCCTTTCTTGTATGCCATGTCGGCATACGGCCAGCCTGGTGTGGACCGAGCTATGCAGCTCCTGAAGGATGAACTTGAAATGAACATGCGTTTGATAGGTGCTCAGACAGTCGAGGACCTAAACCCCAGCATGGTTGATGTGCGTGGTTTGGTGGGTGGGCACAGTGCAACTGTGCCGTCGGACACGCTGAGTCTGGGGGCGTACGACCCTCTCCAGGC
- the ACO2 gene encoding aconitate hydratase ACO2 (COG:C;~EggNog:ENOG410PFVP;~InterPro:IPR001030,IPR018136,IPR015932,IPR036008, IPR015931,IPR006248,IPR015928,IPR000573;~PFAM:PF00694,PF00330;~go_function: GO:0003994 - aconitate hydratase activity [Evidence IEA];~go_function: GO:0051539 - 4 iron, 4 sulfur cluster binding [Evidence IEA];~go_process: GO:0006099 - tricarboxylic acid cycle [Evidence IEA]) — MLRQIVWQRGVSRRLTPCLRRGLATVTDSTPASSRMPPYSKTVRNLEEVRKVLGSSRALTLAEKILYSHLANPEESLLTGTENGRDIRGKADLKLKPDRVAMQDASAQMALLQFMSCGLPSTAVPASIHCDHMIVGERGADTDLPASIQGNKEVFDFLESASKRYGIEFWPPGAGIIHQSVLENYSAPGLMMLGTDSHTPNAGGLGAIAIGVGGADAVDALVDAPWELKAPRVLGVRLEGKLQGWAAPKDIILHLAGKLTVRGGTGFVIEYHGPGVETLSCTGMATICNMGAEVGATTSLFPFSPSMVPYLKATHRADVAEAAAKIAAGGPQSLLRADTNAEYDQLITIDLSTLEPHINGPFTPDLSVPLSRFAETVREKKWPETFNAGLIGSCTNSSYEDMTRAEHLVKQAKAAGLTPKADLFITPGSEQIRATLDRDQTLSTFESAGGTVLANACGPCIGQWKRTDEVPKGEDNAIFTSYNRNFPGRNDGNRRTMNFLASPELVTALTYAGSTTFNPLTDTIPTPSGSEFRFEPPSGYDLPSAGFESGNPSFQPSAAVPDPSVEVKVSPTSTRLAVLEPFAPFPNSDLQNLSVLYKVRGQCTTDTISAAGPWLKYKGHLPNISENTLIGAVNAATGETNVAYDEAGKQHTIPELAAQWKAQGREWVVVAEDNYGEGSAREHAALQPRYLGGRVILAKSFARIHETNLKKQGVVPLTFADKADYDKIDACDVVATDGLYETLKNAGKGEIKVRVTKKSGEEVVIPVKHTLSADQSAFILAGSALNVLSKK, encoded by the exons ATGTTGAGGCAGATTGTCTGGCAACGGGGGGTCTCACGCAGG CTGACCCCATGCCTCCGCCGTGGCCTTGCCACAGTTACTGACTCAACACCCGCCTCCTCACGCATGCCCCCCTACTCGAAGACCGTACGAAACCTCGAGGAGGTCCGAAAGGTGCTAGGATCATCGCGCGCTCTTACTCTGGCCGAGAAGATTCTATACTCCCACCTTGCAAACCCGGAGGAGTCATTGTTAACGGGTACCGAGAATGGACGCGACATTCGCGGCAAGGCGGATCTCAAGTTGAAGCCCGACCGCGTTGCCATGCAGGATGCCTCCGCGCAGATGGCTCTGCTTCAATTCATGTCCTGTGGCCTGCCATCAACCGCTGTACCTGCCAGTATCCATTGTGACCACATGATTGTCGGTGAACGTGGTGCTGATACCGATCTGCCGGCGTCAATTCAAGGAAACAAGGAGGtgtttgatttcctggagAGTGCCTCGAAGCGATATGGTATTGAGTTCTGGCCTCCTGGCGCGGGTATTATTCACCAGAGCGTTCTGGAGAACTATTCTGCTCCTGGCCTGATGATGCTCGGTACGGATAGTCATACCCCCAACGCCGGTGGCCTGGGCGCCATTGCGAttggtgtcggtggtgcCGATGCCGTCGACGCACTCGTTGATGCTCCCTGGGAACTGAAGGCTCCGCGAGTTTTAGGTGTGAGACTAGAGGGAAAGCTGCAAGGCTGGGCCGCACCCAAGGACATCATTCTTCATCTCGCTGGAAAATTGACCGTCCGCGGTGGCACAGGTTTTGTCATTGAGTACCACGGACCTGGAGTTGAAACGCTCAGCTGCACTGGTATGGCTACTATTTGTAACATGGGTGCGGAAGTTGGCGCTACAACGTCGCTTTTCCCCTTTTCTCCCAGCATGGTGCCGTACCTGAAGGCAACCCACCGCGCGGATGTCGCCGAGGCGGCGGCCAAGATCGCCGCTGGAGGGCCACAAAGCTTGCTCCGAGCGGACACCAACGCAGAATACGACCAGCTCATCACTATCGACTTGTCAACCCTAGAACCACACATCAACGGCCCCTTCACACCCGACCTCTCCGTTCCTCTGTCGCGCTTTGCGGAGACTGTCCGTGAGAAGAAATGGCCCGAAACTTTCAACGCTGGTCTCATCGGCAGCTGCACAAACAGCTCCTACGAAGACATGACCCGCGCCGAACACCTCGTAAAGCAGGCCAAGGCCGCTGGCCTCACTCCCAAAGCAgatctcttcatcacccCCGGTAGTGAACAAATCCGCGCCACCCTCGACCGTGACCAGACTCTCTCTACCTTCGAATCTGCCGGTGGCACTGTTCTCGCCAACGCCTGTGGCCCCTGCATCGGCCAATGGAAGCGTACCGATGAGGTCCCAAAGGGCGAGGATAACGCAATCTTCACGTCCTACAACCGTAACTTCCCCGGCCGCAACGACGGCAACCGCCGCACAATGAACTTCCTTGCCTCACCTGAGCTCGTCACAGCCCTCACTTACGCCGGCTCCACAACATTCAACCCCCTCACCGACACTATTCCCACACCTTCAGGCTCCGAATTCCGCTTCGAGCCCCCAAGCGGCTATGACCTACCCAGCGCCGGCTTCGAATCCGGTAACCCCTCCTTCCAACCTTCCGCTGCCGTCCCAGACCCCAGCGTCGAAGTCAAGGTTTCCCCAACCTCCACCCGTCTCGCCGTCCTGGAACCCTTCGCTCCCTTCCCCAACTCCGACCTCCAAAACCTCAGTGTCCTCTACAAAGTCCGCGGCCAGTGCACAACAGacaccatctccgccgctgGGCCGTGGCTCAAGTATAAGGGTCACCTCCCCAACATCTCAGAAAACACGCTCATTGGTgccgtcaacgccgccaCCGGCGAGACAAACGTTGCCTACGACGAGGCCGGCAAGCAGCACACCATCCCCGAGCTTGCGGCTCAATGGAAGGCCCAGGGTCGCGAGTGGGTCGTTGTCGCTGAAGATAACTACGGCGAGGGATCTGCCCGTGAGCACGCTGCTCTCCAGCCCCGGTACCTCGGTGGCCGTGTTATCCTGGCCAAGTCCTTTGCTCGTATCCACGAGACAAACCTGAAGAAGCAGGGTGTTGTCCCGTTGACATTCGCTGACAAGGCGGATTACGACAAGATTGATGCCTGCGACGTTGTTGCTACGGATGGTCTGTATGAGACGTTGAAGAATGCTGGTAAGGGCGAAATCAAGGTTAGGGTTACGAAGAAGAGTGGTGAGGAAGTTGTTATCCCTGTGAAGCACACGCTGAGTGCGGATCAGTCTGCGTTTATTCTTGCGGGGAGTGCGCTGAATGTGCTTTCGaagaaataa
- a CDS encoding CAIB/BAIF family enzyme (COG:I;~EggNog:ENOG410PFKD;~InterPro:IPR023606,IPR003673;~PFAM:PF02515;~go_function: GO:0008410 - CoA-transferase activity [Evidence IEA]): protein MASYSPVKEAGRIFSLLCDQAERLNLPEEVVAGQDAVSFNSSHDQIYFPIPFKETETLAALKGVEGSVAAAIADLRYGPAAQKRNVKVNLELATAFGCQAYMAKVDGLSKLDPEVKKKLKDTDLLAAQSNGYRRMSANLYKTKNEGEFFHIHGSLEATTTLNMIGLEGHRPDLTDYEEVIKVIESHVQKYSAAELEEMNKERRQAGVTAFKYDDFIKTPHGQLNVQEPPWKITKLSGNIAPTPFPSANGSQKILKGVKVLELCRIIAGPTVARILSEYGADVLKITSPHLSDVPFFQVDGNMGKHAADLDLKTPEGRQIFETLLADADVLVDGYRPGALERLGYGPESLATLAEKRGKGIVYVNENCFGYEGEWAGRPGWQQIADCVTGIAWAQGQFMKLSNPVVPPFPISDYGTGCMGAIAALTGLYNRARYGGSYHGKASLMHYDLLLFAVGKYSESVQEAMRTSQNKEFFALRHCDSVDRISSTVLRGMKERFPHLYLSPKAGTEALTEKWYSKAYSADIEVVKPIAEIDGVDNQFERASRPNGTDRPSWDDFGMDDGDKRLI from the exons ATGGCTTCTTATTCGCCCGTTAAAGAAGCAGGGCGCATATTTTCATTGCTTTGCGATCAAGCTGAGCGCCTCAATCTTCCGGAGGAAGTGGTTGCAGGACAAGATGCCGTATCCTTCAATTCATCTCACGACCAAATTTATTTTCCAATTCCATTCAAGGAGACAGAGACGCTCGCTGCGCTGAAAGGTGTCGAGGGATCCGTGGCGGCTGCAATCGCAGACCTAAGATATGGACCAGCTGCACAGAAGCGCAATGTGAAGGTCAACTTAGAACTCGCGACAGCGTTCGGTTGCCAGGCGTACATGGCCAAGGTAGATGGGCTATCTAAACTGGACCCGGAGGTGAAAAAGAAGCTCAAAG ATACCGACTTGCTTGCTGCGCAGTCAAATGGGTACCGCCGCATGTCGGCAAATTTATATAAGACCAAGAATGAGGGTGAATTCTTTCATATTCATGGTTCGCTTGAGGCTACAACCACATTAAACATGATCGGGTTGGAAGGGCACCGGCCAGACTTGACGGACTACGAGGAGGTCATCAAGGTCATCGAAAGCCACGTGCAGAAATACTCTGCagctgagctggaggaaatgaACAAGGAACGGAGGCAGGCGGGTGTAACAGCGTTCAAGTATGACGACTTCATCAAAACACCACAC GGCCAACTCAACGTCCAAGAACCACCATGGAAAATCACCAAACTTTCTGGAAATATCGCACCAACACCATTCCCTTCTGCCAATGGTAGCCAGAAAATCTTGAAAGGCGTCAAAGTGCTTGAACTTTGCCGAATCATCGCGGGTCCCACCGTTGCCCGTATCTTATCGGAGTACGGCGCAGACGTACTCAAGATCACGAGCCCCCACCTCTCAGACGTTCCTTTCTTCCAAGTTGACGGGAACATGGGTAAGCATGCTGCGGACCTCGACCTCAAGACCCCCGAAGGACGACAGATCTTTGAAACGCTCcttgcagatgcagatgtccTTGTAGATGGATACCGCCCCGGCGCACTAGAACGCCTAGGTTACGGGCCGGAATCTCTCGCCACCCTCGCCGAGAAGCGCGGAAAGGGCATTGTCTATGTTAACGAGAACTGCTTTGGCTATGAGGGTGAGTGGGCTGGCCGACCGGGCTGGCAACAGATAGCAGATTGC GTCACAGGGATTGCATGGGCACAGGGACAGTTCATGAAACTTTCCAACCCTGTGGTCCCACCTTTCCCAATCTCCGACTATGGCACGGGCTGCATGGGCGCAATCGCGGCATTGACGGGACTTTACAACCGCGCCAGGTACGGCGGATCGTACCACGGAAAAGCTTCACTGATGCATTACGACCTTCTCCTGTTCGCCGTCGGGAAATACTCCGAATCTGTGCAAGAAGCCATGCGCACGAGTCAGAACAAGGAGTTCTTCGCCCTGCGACACTGCGATAGCGTCGACCGGATTTCGTCGACCGTGCTGAGGGGCATGAAGGAGCGGTTCCCGCATCTGTATCTGTCACCTAAAGCTGGGACCGAGGCTTTGACTGAAAAATGGTATTCGAAGGCGTACAGCGCAGACATCGAGGTTGTGAAGCCGATTGCGGAGATTGATGGCGTGGATAACCAGTTTGAGAGGGCAAGCCGACCGAATGGGACGGACAGACCTTCATGGGACGACTTCGGAATGGACGATGGAGACAAGAGGTTGATTTAG
- a CDS encoding fumarylacetoacetate hydrolase family protein (COG:Q;~EggNog:ENOG410PMFC;~InterPro:IPR011234,IPR036663;~PFAM:PF01557;~go_function: GO:0003824 - catalytic activity [Evidence IEA]), protein MSKIAATFSRLVRFHPKSNPSTILIGEPVSPTLDVGLAIHQGNDVPVALFSGSSVLNPGSKTGTTESIARLLSPVAQNEVGSIRCIGLNYVSHAREMSLEIPTVPTLFIKPSTSLGNPYPTSPTILPKITQADGTGDYESEMAIVIGRDAKDVSEDEALEYVLGYTAANDISSRTSQMNQSQWCFSKGFDGACPLGPVLVSQKVVGDVGGLRIRGVKNGVVLQDCQLTDLIFSVPKLVSFLSQGTTLPAGTIILTGTPPGVGAAKNPKEFLKAGDEFAVELLPHVGTLVSKFENQI, encoded by the exons ATGTCCAAAATTGCAGCCACCTTCTCCC GCCTCGTGCGCTTCCATCCCAAATCCAATCCCTCCACAATCCTCATCGGCGAGCCAGTCAGCCCCACTCTCGACGTCGGCCTCGCCATCCACCAAGGGAACGATGTCCCTGTCGCGCTATTCTCCGGATCCTCCGTGCTGAACCCGGGATCCAAGACGGGCACGACTGAGAGTATCGCGCGGTTACTCTCGCCTGTCGCCCAGAATGAAGTCGGGAGTATTAGATGCATTGGGCTGAAT TACGTCTCCCACGCAAGAGAAATGTCTCTCGAAATCCCTACCGTGCCCACCCTGTTCATCAAACCCTCAACATCCCTCGGAAACCCCTACCCAACATCCCCGACCATCCTGCCCAAGATCACCCAAGCAGACGGAACGGGCGACTACGAGTCCGAAATGGCGATTGTAATCGGGCGCGATGCGAAGGATGTTTCGGAGGACGAAGCGCTTGAGTATGTTCTAGGCTACACAGCCGCAAATGATATCTCCAGCCGCACGAGCCAGAtgaaccagagccagtggTGCTTTTCGAAGGGGTTTGATGGGGCTTGTCCGCTTGGTCCGGTGCTTGTTTCGCAGAAGGTTGTTGGGGATGTTGGGGGGTTGAGGATTAGGGGGGTGAAGAATGGGGTTGTTTTGCAGGATTGCCAACTGAC CGATCTGATCTTCTCCGTCCCTAAGCTGGTTAGCTTCCTATCCCAGGGTACGACGCTACCTGCTGGAACGATCATCTTGACTGGGACGCCTCCGGGTGTTGGAGCGGCGAAGAATCCGAAGGAGTTTTTGAAGGCTGGGGACGAGTTTGCTGTTGAGCTGTTGCCGCATGTCGGGACGTTGGTTTCGAAGTTTGAGAACCAGATTTGA
- a CDS encoding aromatic amino acid ammonia-lyase (COG:Q;~EggNog:ENOG410PHE8;~InterPro:IPR022313,IPR001106,IPR023144,IPR024083, IPR005922,IPR008948;~PFAM:PF00221;~go_component: GO:0005737 - cytoplasm [Evidence IEA];~go_function: GO:0003824 - catalytic activity [Evidence IEA];~go_function: GO:0016841 - ammonia-lyase activity [Evidence IEA];~go_process: GO:0006559 - L-phenylalanine catabolic process [Evidence IEA]), with protein sequence MGEASLCDHRQPVPNMGLSEYTRSVLSSLSELQTIIEKQHTVQLDGHTLRLSDAVAISKYGANLSVTDDSQILARMLGSVALLDKRLSQGKVVYGVNSGFGGNADTRTNAHEDLQKALVQHHNTAVVLPSDKGHSCSSVLRHLPQHSIPIPVVKAAMVARCNSLIRGHSAVRVNIVRNLAKMITEDYTPVVPLRGSISASGDLTPLAYIAGALEGNCDIYIHCGKQGTIVPSDKALKQLGLEPLTFRPKEALGLLNGTAFSTGAASLVLFEANQLVLLTQVLTAMSTEALLGTQKNYDPFIADVRPHPGQKEVAGNIHRFLSDSRLTSDHEHSGSSHELAQDRYPLRTASQWIGPHVENMALALSQVSIELNSTTDNPLFDAANQTIHHGGNFQAASITSAMEKTTNAMQSLGKLIFTQCSELLNPMLSKGLTPNLCADDPSLSFALKGVDINMASYMSELGYLNNPVSNFVQTADVNNQPVNSLALIAARYAGDAVEVFSLMVASHIYTLCQAVDLREMHKLFEAKARKDMADSTAEIFGSAVTNQIVVSLWTEIMEHWNRNSTFDLADRADTSVSLTIGTLFAALTKSAGAINDASLVTKWQGRTTDILKQAYSANRKSYLASPKGSLLCSSSAKIYNYVRGTLKVPMHKGLVDHPTYVSDSGDASSSDKKTIGSRISTIYVALREGQFMSVLVDCWQDQPSHILDN encoded by the exons ATGGGTGAAGCCTCTCTTTGCGACCACCGGCAGCCAGTACCCAATATGGGCCTCTCGGAGTACACAAGATCCGTCTTGTCCTCGTTAAGCGAACTGCAGACCATCATCGAGAAGCAACACACCGTCCAACTTGATGGCCACACCCTGCGCCTCAGCGATGCCGTCGCAATTTCCAA GTACGGCGCCAACCTCTCAGTAACCGATGACAGCCAGATACTAGCCCGGATGCTTGGCAGCGTCGCTCTGCTTGACAAGAGGCTATCCCAAGGCAAGGTCGTATACGGCGTGAATTCGGGCTTCGGGGGCAACGCAGATACTCGCACAAATGCACATGAGGATCTCCAGAAAGCGCTGGTCCAGCATCATAATACTGCTGTTGTTCTGCCGTCGGACAAGGGCCATTCTTGCTCGTCCGTTCTCCGTCATCTTCCCCAACACTCGATCCCCATACCTGTTGTCAAGGCTGCAATGGTGGCTCGATGCAACTCGCTCATCCGTGGTCATTCTGCCGTGCGCGTTAACATTGTTCGGAACCTAGCGAAGATGATTACCGAGGATTACACCCCTGTTGTCCCGTTGCGTGGAAGTATCTCGGCGTCGGGGGACTTGACTCCGCTCGCGTATATCGCTGGTGCGCTTGAGGGCAACTGTGATATTTACATCCACTGCGGAAAGCAAGGTACAATTGTACCGTCAGACAAAGCGCTCAAGCAGCTCGGGTTGGAACCTTTGACATTCCGTCCTAAGGAAGCTCTGGGCTTGCTTAACGGTACCGCGTTCAGTACCGGTGCAGCCAGTCTTGTGCTCTTCGAAGCCAAccagcttgtccttcttaCGCAGGTCCTCACGGCAATGTCGACTGAGGCTCTACTCGGTACACAGAAGAACTACGATCCCTTCATCGCGGACGTGCGTCCTCATCCTGGCCAAAAAGAAGTAGCTGGCAACATCCACCGCTTCTTGTCTGACTCCCGACTCACTTCGGACCACGAGCATTCTGGCTCATCACACGAACTGGCACAAGATCGCTACCCCCTCCGCACTGCGTCCCAATGGATCGGGCCGCACGTCGAAAACATGGCCCTTGCACTATCGCAGGTGTCCATTGAACTCAACTCAACTACCGACAACCCGCTTTTCGATGCGGCCAACCAAACCATCCACCACGGAGGCAACTTCCAAGCAGCCTCGATCACAAGTGCCATGGAAAAGACCACCAACGCCATGCAATCTCTGGGAAAACTCATCTTCACGCAGTGCTCGGAACTTCTCAACCCAATGCTGAGCAAGGGCCTTACTCCGAACCTATGTGCCGATGACCCAAGCCTATCCTTTGCGCTGAAGGGAGTCGATATCAACATGGCCTCGTACATGTCTGAGCTCGGTTACCTCAATAACCCGGTTAGCAACTTCGTGCAAACGGCTGATGTGAATAATCAGCCAGTCAACTCGCTCGCACTAATCGCGGCACGGTATGCTGGTGATGCGGTCGAGGTCTTCTCCCTTATGGTGGCGAGTCATATTTATACTCTCTGCCAGGCAGTTGACCTTCGCGAGATGCACAAGCTGTTTGAAGCAAAGGCACGGAAGGACATGGCCGATTCCACAGCCGAGATCTTCGGGTCAGCCGTCACCAACCAAATTGTTGTTTCCTTGTGGACGGAGATCATGGAGCATTGGAACCGGAACTCGACATTCGACCTTGCTGATCGAGCTGATACATCTGTGTCCCTGACTATTGGCACACTATTTGCCGCTCTTACGAAGAGCGCCGGTGCAATCAACGACGCTAGCCTGGTTACCAAATGGCAGGGCCGTACCACCGACATCCTGAAGCAAGCATACAGCGCGAACCGCAAGTCATATCTCGCTAGTCCAAAAGGAAGCTTGCTATGCTCATCCTCGGCGAAGATCTACAACTACGTCCGCGGTACGCTGAAAGTGCCTATGCACAAGGGACTGGTGGACCATCCTACTTACGTTTCTGACTCTGGGGACGCTTCGAGCTCGGACAAGAAGACAATTGGGTCACGTATCTCCACAATCTACGTTGCCCTCCGAGAAGGCCAGTTCATGAGCGTCCTCGTCGATTGCTGGCAGGATCAGCCTTCGCACATCTTGGATAATTGA
- a CDS encoding DUF3712 domain-containing protein (COG:S;~EggNog:ENOG410PXTB;~InterPro:IPR022185;~PFAM:PF12505;~TransMembrane:1 (i61-88o)) has product MSSNGSLVEKKGDAKAGSKNALGAFRGPVAGGDVDVERIEDVSLVEPPVKQKKSRQLRRHFARFWCCYLFWNIIFLAIFLPIFFLIVIPAVAQLVVDKSDLVLVNAQLVDPRPDSMMLTLEAALDLGVIFPVRIEPLTLSIYNPEATGNDTIFKSTIGASRIDGNTTLGVKDVRTPLHVSEWTDYVHRVVFNKNEPLPVKGSTITYIGILKAHVHVDKFIHQNTLNSFEGFSIDEPQLIKKEEDGTNLVANATLPNPSVMTLQIGTTVLDLKAGNYTLGNATIDNLILYPGNHSASVRGILDLEYLVHNLGGILKTQGDALNRGALSLTAVGRSVTHDGEDVPYYTKVMQELSLTADVSIAALLKNTVHGALHPEGEPGLLDNLTGSKGDNKLHDALDGIHDPDNSLGLDKTSS; this is encoded by the exons ATGTCGTCCAACGGTTCTCTGGTTGAAAAGAAAGGAGATGCTAAGGCTGGCTCCAAGAACGCGCTGGGTGCCTTTCGCGGCCCTGTCGCTGGCGGCGACGTCGATGTTGAACGCATCGAGGATGTGTCTCTAGTCGAGCCTCCAGTAAAGCAGAAGAAGTCGCGCCAGCTGCGCCGTCACTTTGCGCGGTTCTGGTGCTGCTATCTCTTCTGgaacatcatcttcctcgccatcttcctaCCAATCTT CTTCTTAATCGTCATTCCTGCCGTCGCTCAGCTGGTCGTCGACAAGTCAGACCTTGTGCTGGTTAACGCGCAACTCGTTGACCCACGCCCGGACTCCATGATGCTCACCCTCGAGGCTGCTCTGGACCTTGGAGTGATATTCCCCGTGCGCATTGAGCCGCTCACGCTGTCTATCTACAACCCCGAGGCGACAGGAAACGACACCATTTTCAAATCCACAATCGGCGCCTCGAGAATCGATGGAAATACGACCCTGGGCGTTAAGGATGTCCGTACACCCTTGCACGTGTCCGAGTGGACCGACTATGTCCATAGAGTCGTCTTCAACAAGAACGAACCCCTACCAGTGAAGGGTTCGACCATTACGTACATTGGTATTCTCAAAGCGCATGTCCATGTAGACAAGTTTATCCATCAGAACA CACTCAATTCATTTGAGGGGTTCTCTATTGATGAGCCCCAGTTaataaagaaagaagaggacgGCACAAACCTGGTCGCAAATGCAACCCTTCCAAACCCGTCTGTGATGACTCTGCAGATT GGAACCACCGTGCTCGACCTCAAGGCCGGTAACTACACCCTTGGCAACGCAACGATCGATAACCTCATACTATACCCGGGCAATCACTCAGCCTCGGTAAGAGgcatcctcgacctcgaaTATCTCGTCCACAACCTGGGTGGAATTCTCAAGACCCAAGGCGACGCCCTGAACAGAGGAGCCCTTAGCCTCACAGCCGTCGGAAGATCTGTTACTCACGACGGCGAAGATGTCCCGTATTACACAAAAGTCATGCAGGAGCTGAGCCTGACCGCCGATGTCTCGATTGCGGCACTACTCAAGAACACTGTACATGGAGCCCTCCACCCCGAGGGAGAGCCGGgactcctcgacaacctgaCGGGCTCCAAGGGCGATAATAAGCTCCACGACGCTCTCGATGGCATTCACGATCCGGACAACAGTTTAGGGCTGGATAAAACCAGCTCATAA